From the Flavimarina sp. Hel_I_48 genome, one window contains:
- a CDS encoding AGE family epimerase/isomerase: MHQEHSLFPEHFYTELKKELQSITDYWITYSVDEKRSGFVGQRDHENNLVPEANKGIILNTRILWSFSAIAKFSGDTKALQLATRAFNYLYDFSRDKKYGGVYWELNAEGIPVNRKKQVYAQAFAIYGLSQYYLITQEETAKTWAISIFELLEKHAFDRENEGYIEAFQEDWSVVEDMRLSEKDQNAEKTMNTHLHVLEAYTLFYTIYPDAKVKKSLENLINLFLDRFLTKNGHFHLFFDKKWQLLSSTISYGHDIEAAWLLIEAAKVTENGELLQKTEKIALIVAKTFLKEGYIRGNGVLNELDQTSGRLDTDRHWWPQTEAMVGLLYAYKINPDEIYKSAIIDIWDFTKTHIIDHKNGEWFFRIDENNQAYTSEDKLGMWKCPYHNSRALISLLDRF; the protein is encoded by the coding sequence ATGCATCAAGAGCACTCCCTGTTTCCTGAACACTTTTATACCGAATTAAAAAAGGAATTACAATCCATAACCGATTACTGGATCACGTACAGCGTAGATGAAAAACGAAGCGGATTTGTAGGGCAGCGCGATCACGAGAATAACCTTGTTCCAGAGGCCAATAAAGGTATTATCCTGAATACCCGTATTTTATGGTCGTTTTCTGCCATTGCGAAATTTTCTGGAGATACCAAAGCGCTCCAACTGGCCACGCGTGCTTTTAATTACCTCTATGATTTCTCTCGGGACAAAAAATATGGCGGTGTCTATTGGGAATTGAATGCTGAAGGAATTCCGGTGAACCGTAAAAAACAAGTCTATGCGCAGGCTTTTGCTATTTATGGTCTTTCTCAATATTATCTGATAACTCAAGAGGAAACTGCAAAAACCTGGGCAATTTCAATCTTTGAATTGCTGGAAAAACATGCCTTTGATAGGGAAAATGAAGGGTATATTGAAGCTTTTCAAGAAGACTGGTCTGTAGTGGAAGATATGCGCCTGAGCGAGAAAGATCAAAACGCGGAGAAGACGATGAACACGCACCTGCATGTACTGGAAGCCTATACCTTGTTTTATACTATATATCCCGATGCTAAAGTCAAAAAATCGCTGGAAAACTTAATTAATCTATTTTTAGATCGATTTTTGACTAAAAACGGCCATTTTCACCTGTTTTTTGATAAAAAATGGCAATTATTGAGCAGTACTATTTCGTATGGTCACGATATTGAAGCTGCCTGGTTGCTCATTGAAGCGGCCAAGGTCACAGAAAATGGCGAATTACTCCAAAAAACAGAGAAAATCGCCCTAATAGTGGCAAAAACCTTCCTGAAAGAGGGATATATTAGAGGAAATGGCGTTCTGAATGAATTGGATCAAACAAGTGGCAGACTTGACACAGACCGCCACTGGTGGCCACAGACCGAAGCCATGGTAGGGCTTCTATATGCTTATAAAATCAATCCTGACGAAATATATAAAAGTGCAATCATTGATATTTGGGATTTCACAAAAACCCATATCATCGATCATAAAAATGGGGAATGGTTTTTTAGAATAGATGAAAATAATCAAGCCTACACAAGTGAAGATAAACTGGGCATGTGGAAATGCCCGTATCATAACTCGCGAGCGCTGATTAGTTTACTTGACAGGTTTTAA